Proteins encoded together in one Pantoea sp. CCBC3-3-1 window:
- the pqqF gene encoding pyrroloquinoline quinone biosynthesis protein PqqF produces MSAAQHLPLTLENGLKIHLIHDPQATRAAALIQLAAGTHDEAPRWPGLAHLLEHVLFAGSENFQNEQRLMAWGPTEGARLNATTLACSTAWFFEIAPEKLEAGLRRLVDMLANPLLSAESVATEAAAIEAEYRMLCSHRPTLCEAALSQAFCAPHALHAFHVGNQASFGNDIALLQQALKDYHQRFFCGAALELWLSGPQPLETLHALASQWGSVFRHHNAFTRSPAPPLQPASCRTFSLQHSGMEQLQLHFLLSEPDASLLSVLRELLTDKAEGSLLAVLREAGLCDDVTLLEPYRSRRQSVLSVAFLLSESGLEQCAATEAIFKHWLERLRLLTADQLMHYATLSRRSFNQLSPMQQLREWAFGFPPENAPPLTLRWQRLLAQLRPDNMGRLWVSPDATAPATGVQGFALHSAAIDWPTVPETPPPALAFHTPGAALTLPVLPPTQSALRRLPAVGETVLLLNPLPGCLSGHQAAVIEAALQPVMGECRHRGGELRFSRQQGIWLLQLSGNGDLLLASAEAMLNTLNEPGASAIAQGKRQHHQAQQQLYSDIAIRCLLARLPDLLTSETEPQAPASQSPHLANDPAYESLHGLRWQGGLYGGDVGLHLALARLLSRLPGQIIAQPQQAKRFPSHACSFPTESRDAAVLVFCPVPDADSFAAWRLLAALFEPRFFQQLRVEQNIGYVVSCRFHHTAGQAGILFALQSPALTTEQLFQHIEAFVCGMREVIAQITVAEIATIAASLQAELPSSLPENVSQITEHWLHQQLAVQPLMQEMYVPLLPSRLQMAYQQLITDSSTTWRLSNSALIAQ; encoded by the coding sequence ATGAGCGCCGCCCAACACTTACCGCTGACGCTGGAAAATGGCTTAAAAATCCATTTAATCCACGATCCCCAGGCAACACGGGCGGCCGCGCTGATCCAGCTGGCGGCAGGCACGCATGATGAAGCGCCACGGTGGCCGGGTCTGGCACATTTGCTGGAACATGTGCTGTTTGCCGGCAGCGAAAATTTTCAGAATGAACAGCGCCTGATGGCCTGGGGGCCGACAGAAGGTGCCAGACTGAACGCCACCACGCTGGCATGCAGCACCGCCTGGTTTTTTGAGATAGCGCCGGAAAAACTGGAAGCCGGATTGCGACGGCTGGTGGACATGCTGGCAAACCCGCTGCTTTCCGCCGAATCAGTGGCAACGGAAGCGGCAGCGATTGAGGCGGAATATCGCATGCTGTGCAGCCATCGGCCAACATTGTGCGAGGCGGCACTGAGTCAGGCCTTTTGCGCGCCTCACGCTCTGCACGCTTTTCACGTCGGCAATCAGGCCAGCTTCGGTAATGACATCGCATTATTGCAACAGGCGCTAAAAGATTACCATCAGCGGTTCTTTTGTGGCGCCGCCCTTGAACTGTGGCTAAGCGGGCCACAGCCGCTGGAAACGCTGCACGCGCTGGCCAGCCAGTGGGGATCGGTTTTCCGCCATCATAATGCTTTTACCCGCTCTCCTGCCCCGCCCCTGCAACCCGCTTCCTGTCGCACGTTTTCACTACAGCATTCCGGCATGGAACAGCTTCAGCTGCATTTCCTGTTATCTGAACCTGATGCCTCATTGCTGTCGGTATTGCGCGAACTGTTGACGGATAAAGCTGAGGGCAGCCTGCTTGCGGTACTGCGTGAAGCCGGACTGTGCGACGATGTTACGCTACTGGAGCCGTATCGCAGCCGGCGGCAGTCCGTACTGAGCGTGGCGTTTCTGCTGAGTGAGTCAGGGCTTGAGCAGTGCGCGGCCACTGAAGCCATTTTTAAACACTGGCTGGAAAGACTACGGCTGCTGACTGCCGACCAGCTGATGCACTACGCCACGCTGTCGCGACGCAGCTTTAACCAGCTCTCGCCAATGCAGCAGCTGCGTGAGTGGGCTTTTGGTTTCCCACCGGAAAACGCCCCGCCGCTAACGTTGCGCTGGCAGCGGCTGCTCGCTCAACTGCGTCCAGACAACATGGGCCGACTGTGGGTCTCTCCTGATGCCACAGCGCCAGCGACAGGCGTACAGGGTTTTGCCCTGCATTCCGCCGCTATTGACTGGCCAACGGTGCCGGAAACGCCTCCGCCTGCGCTCGCCTTTCATACCCCAGGCGCAGCCCTTACGCTGCCGGTTTTACCCCCGACGCAAAGCGCTTTACGCAGGCTGCCCGCCGTAGGTGAAACCGTACTGTTGCTGAATCCGCTACCGGGCTGTTTGTCGGGTCATCAGGCCGCTGTCATTGAGGCAGCGCTCCAGCCTGTGATGGGAGAATGCCGTCATCGGGGCGGCGAGCTGCGCTTCTCTCGCCAGCAGGGCATATGGCTGCTACAGCTTAGCGGTAACGGCGATTTACTGCTTGCGAGTGCCGAAGCCATGCTGAACACGCTGAACGAACCGGGCGCCTCTGCCATTGCTCAGGGAAAACGGCAACACCATCAGGCGCAGCAACAGCTGTACAGCGATATCGCTATACGCTGCCTGCTGGCACGACTACCCGATCTGCTGACGAGCGAGACAGAGCCACAAGCGCCTGCAAGCCAAAGCCCGCATCTGGCAAACGACCCGGCTTACGAAAGCCTCCACGGTCTTCGCTGGCAGGGAGGGCTATACGGCGGTGATGTCGGGTTACATCTTGCGCTGGCAAGGCTGCTGTCACGCCTGCCGGGGCAAATCATTGCTCAGCCGCAGCAGGCTAAGCGTTTCCCTTCCCACGCCTGTTCCTTCCCAACGGAAAGCCGTGATGCCGCCGTCCTCGTATTTTGTCCGGTACCGGATGCGGATAGCTTTGCTGCATGGCGACTGCTGGCTGCCCTGTTTGAACCACGATTTTTCCAGCAGCTGCGGGTGGAGCAGAATATTGGCTACGTGGTCAGCTGTCGCTTTCATCACACCGCAGGCCAGGCAGGCATTCTGTTCGCCCTGCAATCTCCCGCCCTGACGACAGAACAACTTTTTCAGCATATTGAAGCATTTGTCTGTGGTATGCGTGAGGTTATCGCGCAAATAACCGTTGCGGAAATTGCCACTATTGCGGCGAGTTTGCAGGCAGAGCTTCCCTCATCTTTACCGGAAAACGTCTCTCAGATAACCGAACACTGGCTGCATCAGCAGCTGGCCGTCCAGCCCCTGATGCAGGAAATGTACGTCCCGCTTCTCCCTTCCCGCCTGCAAATGGCTTATCAACAGCTCATCACAGACAGCAGCACAACGTGGCGGCTGAGTAACAGTGCCCTGATTGCGCAATAA
- a CDS encoding methyl-accepting chemotaxis protein translates to MLKNIKVVTSIIIMLVVFSGLLLISSALSFNAISQDKNNFTRASILTQQQGQLSDTWQALLKTRISINRAAIRILKKQTDPATLAGISKLLSTATDSLNDAAQHFNGYKSVPTQAGQSSELASTLAGSYQQLSETMKMSIQYLSANNYEAYGNLEAQKAQDDLENVYNVWRTQNAKLLSVGTVENHQGFSHMLWTLVTIVVLLVLLVIAVWQVIKGVLLAPLKQVQTHIQRIAEGELTETLIVEGRNEMAELANNLAAMQQSLITTVSHVRESSDAIYNGASEISMGNNDLSARTEEQAASLEQTAASMEELTATVKQNAENARQASQLAKSASETAAKGGRVVDGVVSTMSEITGSSKKIADIISVIDGIAFQTNILALNAAVEAARAGEQGRGFAVVAGEVRNLAQRSAQAAKEIKTLIEASVSRVDAGSQQVMLAGETMHDIVSAVIRVTDIMAEISSASDEQSRGIDQIGQAVTEMDRVTQQNASLVQQSAAASASLEDQASRLAQAVAVFKTGQHGSFAPVKKPQTPRKAVASEGSWETF, encoded by the coding sequence ATGCTAAAAAATATAAAAGTCGTCACCAGCATTATTATCATGCTGGTTGTTTTTAGTGGGCTGCTGCTGATCTCCAGCGCGCTCTCTTTCAACGCCATCAGCCAGGATAAAAACAACTTCACCCGCGCCAGCATTCTGACGCAGCAGCAGGGCCAGCTAAGCGACACATGGCAGGCATTGCTGAAAACGCGCATCAGTATTAACCGCGCGGCGATCCGCATTCTGAAAAAACAGACCGACCCGGCGACGCTGGCCGGTATCAGCAAGTTACTGTCAACCGCCACCGATTCTCTTAATGACGCGGCGCAACATTTCAATGGTTATAAAAGCGTTCCGACTCAGGCCGGACAAAGCAGTGAACTGGCCTCAACGCTGGCGGGCAGCTATCAGCAGCTGTCAGAAACGATGAAAATGTCGATTCAGTATCTGAGCGCTAATAATTACGAGGCCTACGGAAATCTGGAAGCGCAAAAAGCTCAGGACGATCTGGAGAACGTCTATAACGTCTGGCGTACGCAAAATGCCAAACTGCTGAGCGTCGGCACCGTTGAAAATCACCAGGGTTTCAGCCATATGCTGTGGACGCTGGTGACAATTGTGGTGCTGTTAGTGCTGTTGGTCATCGCTGTCTGGCAGGTGATTAAAGGCGTGCTGCTGGCTCCGCTTAAGCAGGTTCAGACACATATTCAACGTATTGCCGAAGGGGAGCTGACCGAAACGCTGATCGTTGAGGGCCGTAATGAAATGGCCGAACTGGCGAATAACCTGGCGGCAATGCAGCAATCACTCATTACCACCGTCAGTCACGTACGTGAAAGCTCCGATGCGATTTACAACGGTGCCAGTGAAATCTCTATGGGCAATAACGATCTTTCCGCCCGTACCGAAGAACAGGCCGCTTCGCTGGAGCAGACTGCCGCCAGCATGGAGGAACTGACCGCGACGGTGAAGCAGAATGCGGAAAACGCCCGTCAGGCTTCACAGCTGGCAAAAAGTGCATCTGAAACGGCTGCAAAAGGCGGACGGGTGGTAGATGGCGTGGTCAGTACCATGAGTGAAATCACCGGTAGTTCGAAGAAAATCGCCGATATCATCAGCGTGATCGACGGTATTGCCTTCCAGACCAATATTCTGGCGCTGAACGCGGCGGTAGAAGCGGCCCGTGCAGGTGAGCAAGGCCGTGGATTTGCCGTGGTTGCCGGTGAGGTGCGTAACCTTGCCCAGCGCAGCGCACAGGCGGCGAAAGAGATTAAAACGCTGATAGAGGCTTCGGTCAGTCGGGTAGACGCGGGTTCCCAGCAGGTAATGCTTGCGGGTGAAACGATGCACGATATCGTCAGTGCGGTGATTCGCGTCACCGATATCATGGCTGAAATTTCTTCCGCTTCTGATGAGCAAAGCCGGGGAATCGATCAGATTGGCCAGGCCGTGACGGAAATGGATCGCGTTACCCAGCAGAATGCCTCGCTGGTTCAGCAATCCGCTGCCGCGTCCGCTTCGCTGGAGGATCAGGCCAGCCGCCTGGCACAGGCCGTTGCCGTTTTCAAAACGGGCCAGCACGGTAGCTTTGCGCCGGTGAAAAAGCCTCAGACGCCACGCAAAGCGGTGGCCAGTGAAGGTAGCTGGGAAACCTTCTGA
- a CDS encoding helix-turn-helix transcriptional regulator: MNKKDWHPADIIAALKKQGTNLSALSRESGLASSTLANALRRPWPKGEQLIAEALNEKPERIWPTRYGK; this comes from the coding sequence ATGAATAAAAAAGATTGGCATCCTGCAGATATAATTGCGGCGTTAAAAAAACAGGGGACGAATTTGTCAGCATTGTCACGTGAATCGGGTCTGGCCTCTTCAACGTTAGCTAACGCACTACGGCGTCCCTGGCCAAAAGGAGAACAGCTTATTGCTGAAGCGCTCAATGAAAAGCCAGAGCGGATCTGGCCCACGCGTTACGGAAAATAA
- a CDS encoding helix-turn-helix domain-containing protein gives MEKQTTIKVLFGTRVKLLRLQAGLSQEAFALKCGLDRTYVSGIERGLRNPTLEVIALIASGLGVEIKNLIEF, from the coding sequence ATGGAAAAGCAAACAACCATCAAAGTTCTTTTTGGAACAAGAGTTAAATTACTCAGACTGCAGGCAGGCTTGTCACAAGAAGCTTTTGCACTTAAATGTGGACTGGATCGTACCTATGTTAGTGGAATTGAAAGGGGTTTACGTAATCCCACTCTTGAAGTGATCGCATTGATCGCCTCAGGTTTAGGGGTTGAAATTAAAAATTTGATTGAATTTTAA
- a CDS encoding NUDIX hydrolase: protein MKKRPSARLLLVDRQRRILLFHFSHHDDALAGQSYWATPGGGVEAGESWEQAACRELREETGIVREDPGVCIAERTFPMRLPDGSEVLADERFYAIEVSDHEIDFAGWSDNERRVIDQSEWWTGEQLRCSEETIYPDNIAQLVSDFISEKCITAI, encoded by the coding sequence ATGAAAAAACGTCCTTCTGCTCGCCTGCTACTTGTTGATCGCCAACGGCGTATTTTACTGTTTCATTTCAGCCACCATGATGACGCCCTCGCAGGACAAAGCTATTGGGCAACACCAGGCGGTGGAGTTGAGGCAGGCGAGTCCTGGGAGCAAGCAGCCTGCCGCGAGCTGCGGGAAGAAACCGGGATAGTCAGGGAAGATCCCGGCGTCTGTATCGCGGAAAGGACTTTCCCGATGCGCCTGCCTGACGGCAGCGAAGTGTTAGCCGATGAACGCTTTTATGCGATCGAGGTTAGCGACCATGAAATCGATTTTGCTGGCTGGAGTGACAATGAACGCCGCGTGATTGACCAGAGCGAGTGGTGGACAGGTGAGCAATTACGATGCAGTGAAGAAACGATTTACCCAGATAATATTGCGCAATTAGTTTCTGATTTTATTTCTGAAAAATGTATCACGGCTATTTAA
- the ftnA gene encoding non-heme ferritin, translating to MLTADMTAKLNDQLNLEFYSANLYLQMSAWAADKGFEGAAAFLREHSVEEMQHMQRLFNYLSDTGAMPVLGSIAAPPVIFNSLNEVLEQAYEHEQLITAKINELAHAAMTTQDYSTFNFLQWYVAEQHEEEKLFKSVLDKLALVGTSGKGLFFVDKDLMTMSNAGHPQA from the coding sequence ATGCTGACTGCCGATATGACCGCCAAGCTGAACGATCAGTTAAATCTGGAATTTTATTCCGCAAACCTTTATTTGCAAATGAGTGCCTGGGCCGCCGACAAAGGTTTTGAAGGTGCTGCCGCTTTCCTGCGTGAGCATTCGGTAGAAGAGATGCAGCATATGCAGCGCCTGTTCAACTATCTGAGCGATACCGGTGCCATGCCGGTGCTGGGCTCGATTGCTGCACCGCCGGTTATCTTCAACTCCCTGAACGAAGTGCTGGAGCAGGCCTATGAGCACGAGCAGCTGATTACGGCAAAAATTAACGAGCTGGCACATGCGGCGATGACCACTCAGGACTATTCCACCTTTAACTTCCTGCAATGGTATGTTGCCGAGCAGCATGAAGAAGAGAAGCTGTTTAAATCCGTACTGGATAAGCTGGCGCTGGTGGGCACCAGCGGCAAAGGCCTGTTCTTTGTCGATAAAGATTTGATGACGATGAGCAATGCCGGACACCCGCAGGCGTAA
- a CDS encoding GNAT family N-acetyltransferase produces MTRAYRIQRYLPHYQAGVVGVILPIQNNEFGIAITAEQQPDLGDIENFYQQGEGDFWLALADDEVVGCIGLKDIGNGEAALRKMFVAEAWRGREQGVANALLNTLLEHARQRQLQAVWLGTTSRFLAAHRFYEKNGFHEVSDALLPSSFPRMQVDSKFYRINV; encoded by the coding sequence GTGACAAGAGCTTATCGCATTCAGCGCTACTTACCTCATTATCAGGCTGGCGTGGTTGGGGTTATTTTGCCGATTCAGAATAATGAGTTTGGTATTGCGATAACCGCCGAACAGCAGCCGGATCTTGGCGATATCGAGAATTTTTATCAGCAGGGCGAGGGGGATTTCTGGCTGGCGCTGGCAGATGATGAGGTGGTGGGCTGTATTGGCCTGAAGGATATCGGCAATGGCGAGGCGGCATTACGCAAAATGTTTGTTGCCGAGGCCTGGCGAGGCAGGGAGCAAGGCGTTGCAAATGCGTTACTGAATACGCTGCTTGAGCACGCACGTCAACGGCAGCTACAGGCTGTCTGGCTGGGAACGACCTCCAGGTTTCTGGCGGCCCATCGCTTTTATGAGAAAAATGGTTTTCATGAAGTGAGCGACGCGCTATTACCGTCGTCGTTTCCGCGAATGCAGGTCGACAGCAAGTTTTACCGTATTAACGTGTAA
- a CDS encoding SRPBCC family protein: MPHTSYASRIIKATTAQIWPLIADFNGLPKIHPAITASELEQGASETAVGVIRKITLPDGFVRERLVKLDVDNHELHYAIVDGIMPVTDYVAVVKLTQKEDGTTLAEWWADFNVTEGQDLQEVAQNVSEGVFATCLQHIAQHVA, translated from the coding sequence ATGCCACACACTTCTTATGCCAGCCGCATCATCAAAGCCACCACCGCGCAAATCTGGCCGCTGATTGCCGATTTTAACGGACTGCCGAAAATCCATCCGGCTATTACCGCCAGCGAACTGGAGCAGGGCGCCAGCGAAACGGCGGTGGGCGTCATCAGAAAAATCACGCTGCCGGACGGTTTTGTTCGGGAGCGTCTGGTAAAGCTGGACGTTGATAACCACGAACTGCATTACGCCATCGTCGACGGCATTATGCCGGTGACGGACTACGTGGCAGTTGTCAAGCTGACCCAAAAAGAGGACGGCACCACGTTGGCAGAATGGTGGGCGGATTTTAATGTGACGGAAGGGCAGGATTTGCAGGAAGTGGCGCAGAATGTCAGTGAAGGTGTGTTTGCCACCTGTTTACAGCATATTGCGCAGCACGTTGCCTGA
- a CDS encoding phosphatase PAP2 family protein, with the protein MRFRYSLLAATLLVSQFTQAAPAALNLEQVRTLLESTTPASSNSQFVDFDTAVQQSLIAALKGDASQLTREQLEETKQSDKLADKQWLKQSGYDFDKKTNQQVGIQLLGAFPSLPKSTLDASLKTVENVNLNATDGLRRQALIDAEGQNHLYFLADALGPKLGAAFLRAYNKGELGKAAALIKASEVSTSAAKKQFNYPRPFLVTTTLHPVPDNAVVKDNKPYTATEGSFPSGHTNTGYTDALLLGEMLPERFVPLVERGARYGYSRMVLGVHYPVDLMGSRMVAQRNVAHYLNDVKYRVLFDDAKQQLRSALEKECGTSLAHCAKPAGPADPYTAPQMKAFYRFTMAYHLPQEKEQVSPLVVPEGAEVLLEGPLPHLSAAKRRQLMVSTALAGGYPLSGTTSEQNFWQRLNLVDAVSSTQ; encoded by the coding sequence ATGCGCTTTCGTTATTCTCTGCTGGCTGCCACGCTGCTGGTTAGTCAGTTCACGCAGGCTGCACCCGCAGCCCTGAATCTGGAACAGGTTCGCACGCTACTGGAAAGTACTACGCCCGCCAGCAGCAACTCGCAGTTTGTCGATTTCGATACGGCTGTACAGCAGTCACTGATTGCTGCCCTGAAAGGGGATGCCAGCCAGCTGACGCGCGAGCAGCTGGAGGAGACGAAACAGAGCGACAAGCTGGCTGATAAACAGTGGCTAAAGCAAAGCGGCTACGATTTTGATAAAAAAACCAATCAGCAGGTCGGTATCCAGCTGCTGGGTGCTTTCCCGTCGCTGCCGAAAAGCACCCTCGATGCCAGCCTGAAAACGGTGGAAAACGTTAACCTGAACGCGACCGACGGGCTGCGTCGGCAGGCTCTGATTGATGCAGAAGGGCAAAACCATCTCTATTTCCTTGCCGATGCGCTGGGACCGAAACTGGGGGCGGCTTTTCTGAGGGCTTATAACAAGGGAGAGCTGGGTAAAGCGGCGGCATTGATTAAAGCCAGCGAAGTCAGCACCAGCGCGGCTAAAAAGCAGTTTAACTATCCACGTCCGTTTTTAGTCACGACGACCCTCCATCCGGTGCCGGACAACGCAGTAGTGAAAGACAATAAGCCCTACACCGCAACGGAAGGATCCTTTCCCAGCGGCCACACCAATACGGGTTATACCGATGCGCTGCTGCTGGGTGAAATGCTGCCAGAACGTTTCGTCCCGCTGGTCGAGCGTGGCGCGCGTTATGGCTATTCCCGAATGGTTCTGGGCGTCCACTATCCCGTCGACCTGATGGGATCGCGCATGGTCGCACAGCGCAACGTGGCGCATTACCTGAACGATGTAAAATATCGCGTCCTGTTTGACGACGCGAAACAGCAGTTACGCAGCGCGCTGGAAAAAGAGTGCGGAACGTCGCTGGCACACTGCGCCAAACCGGCAGGGCCAGCCGACCCGTACACCGCGCCACAGATGAAGGCATTTTATCGTTTCACCATGGCCTATCATCTGCCGCAGGAAAAAGAGCAGGTTTCACCGCTGGTGGTGCCGGAGGGGGCAGAAGTGCTGTTGGAAGGACCGCTGCCTCATCTTAGCGCGGCGAAACGTCGCCAGCTGATGGTTTCCACCGCGCTGGCGGGCGGCTATCCGCTCTCCGGCACAACGTCTGAGCAGAACTTCTGGCAGCGACTGAATCTGGTTGATGCGGTCAGCAGCACTCAGTAA
- a CDS encoding cupin domain-containing protein, producing MNAITRRSFMAFAAGGTVALAAGKVHAHDQTVVAQPWTGKMGGSDPGPQDPVRQGENPDMVNPPSTDSGTLPNLRFSYSDSHVRKGSGGWTRQITERELGISKSIAGVNMRLNSGGIRELHWHKEGEWAYMLYGKARITALDVDGHWFVDDVGVGDLWYFPSGVPHSIQGLGPDGCEFLLAFDSGGFDEDSTFLLSDWFKHVPPEVLAKNFGVPVETFSKLPSPSDEYIFAANVPGALKDDAIADATRSSTAFSHRMMAQQPITLKGGTVRITDSSLFKVSKTIAAALVELQPGAMRELHWHPNTDEWQYYLEGEGRMGVFASSGQARTFDFRAGDVGYVPFAMGHYVENTGDKPLRFLELFKSSYYADISLNQWLASTPPELVRQHLHLDDTFMQALDKNKKPIVG from the coding sequence ATGAATGCAATAACGCGTCGTAGTTTTATGGCGTTTGCCGCAGGGGGTACGGTGGCGCTGGCGGCTGGCAAAGTGCATGCGCATGACCAGACCGTGGTTGCTCAACCCTGGACAGGAAAGATGGGCGGCAGCGATCCCGGCCCGCAGGATCCGGTGCGGCAGGGCGAGAATCCGGACATGGTTAATCCGCCTTCAACCGACAGCGGCACTTTACCTAACCTGCGTTTTTCCTACAGCGATTCGCATGTGCGTAAAGGAAGCGGCGGCTGGACTCGCCAGATTACCGAGCGTGAGCTGGGCATTTCCAAAAGTATTGCTGGCGTTAATATGCGCCTGAACAGCGGCGGTATTCGTGAACTGCACTGGCACAAAGAGGGCGAGTGGGCCTATATGCTTTACGGCAAAGCGCGTATCACCGCGCTGGATGTCGACGGCCACTGGTTTGTGGATGATGTTGGCGTTGGCGACCTGTGGTATTTCCCCTCCGGCGTACCCCATTCTATTCAGGGTTTGGGACCCGACGGCTGTGAATTCCTGCTGGCGTTTGACAGCGGCGGTTTTGATGAGGACAGTACTTTCCTGCTCAGCGACTGGTTTAAGCACGTTCCCCCCGAGGTGCTGGCAAAAAACTTCGGCGTGCCCGTCGAGACCTTCAGCAAACTCCCTTCACCTTCCGATGAATATATTTTTGCCGCTAACGTGCCTGGCGCGCTGAAGGATGATGCTATTGCAGACGCAACCCGCTCCAGCACCGCGTTTAGCCACCGGATGATGGCGCAGCAGCCGATTACCCTGAAGGGCGGCACGGTGCGCATTACCGACTCCTCACTTTTCAAGGTTTCGAAAACCATCGCGGCGGCGTTGGTGGAACTCCAGCCCGGAGCTATGCGTGAGCTTCACTGGCATCCCAACACCGATGAGTGGCAATACTACCTTGAGGGCGAAGGCCGGATGGGCGTTTTTGCTTCTTCGGGACAGGCCCGTACCTTTGATTTTCGTGCAGGTGACGTCGGTTATGTGCCCTTTGCAATGGGTCACTATGTTGAGAATACGGGTGATAAGCCGCTGCGTTTTCTGGAGCTGTTTAAAAGCAGTTACTACGCCGATATTTCGCTGAATCAGTGGCTGGCTTCCACGCCGCCAGAGCTGGTGCGCCAGCATCTGCATCTGGACGATACGTTTATGCAGGCGCTGGATAAAAATAAAAAGCCGATTGTCGGTTAA
- a CDS encoding cupin domain-containing protein translates to MQPHAGSLLAMMSFAAGTFSAGSSNNPQYLTFQPVNGVPNNPLPLIIYPQVVPEEIEEEDIAHYFEDLFARHQWPPAWRYPVYTYTHYHPNTHELLGIGAGWAQILFGGETGRAVTVHAGDVVLIPAGVGHHQLAASEDFFAVGAYPKGMKPETCRDNDADLEQSLLAIKRVPLPEHDPVTGGEGAVTNIWHPLANPPA, encoded by the coding sequence ATGCAGCCCCATGCTGGTAGTTTGCTTGCCATGATGTCCTTTGCTGCCGGCACTTTTTCTGCCGGCTCGTCAAACAACCCGCAATATCTGACTTTTCAGCCGGTCAATGGGGTGCCAAACAACCCTTTGCCGTTGATTATCTATCCGCAGGTCGTGCCGGAAGAGATTGAAGAAGAAGATATTGCCCACTATTTTGAGGATCTGTTTGCCCGGCATCAGTGGCCACCCGCCTGGCGCTATCCGGTCTACACCTATACCCATTATCACCCTAATACCCATGAGCTGTTGGGTATCGGCGCCGGTTGGGCGCAGATCCTGTTCGGCGGTGAAACCGGCAGGGCGGTGACGGTTCATGCAGGAGATGTTGTGCTGATCCCGGCAGGCGTGGGACATCATCAGCTCGCCGCCAGCGAAGATTTCTTTGCCGTCGGTGCTTACCCTAAAGGAATGAAACCCGAAACGTGCCGCGATAACGATGCTGATTTAGAGCAGTCGCTGCTCGCCATTAAGCGCGTTCCTCTGCCTGAACACGATCCCGTAACGGGGGGAGAAGGGGCCGTAACGAATATCTGGCATCCGCTGGCGAACCCGCCTGCCTGA
- a CDS encoding FliA/WhiG family RNA polymerase sigma factor, translating into MSHQEIFKELPSLTPTEESQYMQQWLPLVKRIVRQLAPQANSMIDREDIEQIALMGLLEALRRYGRPDEKFVGYASQRIRGAVLDQFRQHDWRPRSLRQKTHKLNDGIRELTRRLGCEPTEEQIRQALDLTHEEYQEYLLLDNASTMESFDTLLSGEVPGYTFAGRRLEDEVEIQRTLALAIDSLDSREKVILNLYYQQDMSLKEIALVLALTEARVCQLNKRIGEKIKAFF; encoded by the coding sequence ATGTCACATCAGGAAATATTTAAAGAACTGCCTTCCCTCACGCCGACGGAAGAAAGCCAGTATATGCAGCAATGGCTGCCGCTGGTTAAGCGAATCGTTCGCCAGCTGGCTCCGCAAGCTAACAGTATGATCGACAGGGAAGATATTGAGCAGATTGCACTAATGGGTCTGCTGGAAGCGCTTCGTCGCTATGGCCGTCCCGATGAGAAATTTGTTGGCTATGCTTCTCAGCGCATTCGCGGTGCCGTACTTGATCAGTTCCGGCAGCATGACTGGCGGCCGCGCAGCCTGCGTCAAAAAACGCACAAGCTCAATGACGGCATCAGGGAGCTGACTCGTCGTCTTGGGTGTGAACCTACTGAAGAACAGATTCGTCAGGCGCTTGATCTGACGCATGAGGAATATCAGGAATATTTACTGCTTGATAACGCCAGCACCATGGAGAGCTTCGACACGCTGCTTTCAGGAGAGGTGCCGGGCTATACGTTCGCGGGGCGTCGCCTGGAGGATGAGGTGGAAATTCAGCGCACGCTGGCACTGGCCATTGATAGCCTGGATTCGCGAGAAAAAGTCATTCTTAATCTTTATTATCAGCAGGATATGAGCCTGAAAGAAATTGCGCTGGTATTGGCACTGACTGAAGCGCGTGTCTGCCAGCTGAACAAGCGTATCGGCGAAAAGATAAAAGCTTTTTTCTAA